From a region of the Salvelinus namaycush isolate Seneca chromosome 40, SaNama_1.0, whole genome shotgun sequence genome:
- the LOC120033623 gene encoding mitochondrial pyruvate carrier 2-like: MALVGVRASYHRILNQIELLLPGKLRPIYNHPAGPKTVFFWAPVCKWGLVFAGLADMTRPADKLSLSQSGVLMTTGTNRK, encoded by the exons ATGGCTTTAGTGGGAGTTAGAGCTTCATACCACAGGATTCTTAACCAGATAGAGCTTCTACTACCTGGTAAACTGAGACCCATTTACAACCATCCTGCAG GTCCAAAGACAGTTTTCTTCTGGGCACCAGTGTGTAAATGG GGTCTTGTTTTCGCAGGTCTGGCTGATATGACCCGACCAGCTGATAAATTGAGTCTCTCTCAGTCTGGAGTACTCATGACTACAG GTACCAACAGGAAGTAA
- the LOC120033131 gene encoding DDB1- and CUL4-associated factor 6-like isoform X4, which produces MPQTNDRMIVSAAADGKIFLTNVERGSNMDPVLQYHCHNGAAYEILTVPSDPHSFLSCGEDGTIRWFDVRVSPGCWQTNCKKDILIDCRRAVTSMAISPVESFYLATGCSDSSVRIYDRRMLGTIATGFQTGSGVAGMCARFVPRHLVNKSCRVTSLAYSRDGREVLASYASDYLYLFDPKDDKGRELKGPSQDNKQKETQQKRLRLRGDWSDTGPLSRPESERERDGESRPGVSLMQRMSDMLSRWFEDASEAQNNRGARPQPRPRVDPAAAPQGSGLHQEAMVLGNPAPSQPTSTASFSSSMESPRSRRSGMGTGSLQPPPGEPVLSLTYSDQGTTSSTIQLDISSGGASDQGEPPRIRSPEQVSDTRQISPLSQSEVGGMGEEPTPQPPGEWMQRFNLRGSELGERVLRHVVYPSERRSAAARIQEIFRRRKEKKELADCETRRIGKPSVEKIYKGHRNSRTMTNQCCFWGDQFVLSGSDCGHIFIWDRETGEHLMLLEADQHVINCLQPHPYEPLLATSGIDSNIKIWSPMEESPSFNRVLAEEVTFRNELMLEETRNTISVPASFMLRMLAQLNHSITAESEDNEEDEQPYP; this is translated from the exons ATGCCCCAAACCAACGACAGAATGATCGTGTCCGCAGCAGCCGACGGCAAGATCTTCCTCACCAACGTAGAGAGGGGTTCCAACATGGACCCTGTGTTGCAGTACCACTGCCATAACGGTGCCGCCTAcgag ATATTGACGGTACCTAGCGACCCTCATTCTTTCCTGTCCTGTGGAGAGGATGGAACAATCCGATGGTTTGATGTCCGAGTTTCTCCTGGCTGCTGGCAAACTAACTGTAAAAAG gaCATCCTGATTGACTGTCGGCGAGCAGTAACATCCATGGCCATATCCCCTGTGGAATCCTTCTATCTGGCTACTGGCTGCTCTGACAGCTCAGTCCGTATCTATGACAGGAGAATGCTGGGTACCATAGCAACAG gtttccagacaggaagtggggTGGCAGGGATGTGTGCGAGGTTCGTACCGAGGCACCTGGTCAACAAGTCATGTCGCGTGACCTCATTGGCCTACAGTAGGGACGGCAGGGAGGTGCTAGCCAGCTATGCCTCAGACTATCTCTACCTGTTTGACCCTAAAGATGACAAGGGACGCGAGCTGAAGGGACCGTCGCAGGATAACAAG CAGAAGGAGACTCAGCAGAAGCGTCTGCGTCTGAGAGGAGACTGGTCAGACACTGGACCCCTGTCACggccagagagcgagagggagagggacg GAGAGTCCAGGCCTGGAGTGTCTCTGATGCAGAGGATGTCAGACATGTTGTCACGCTGGTTTGAGGACGCCAGCGAGGCCCAGAACAACAGAGGAGCCCGTCCACAGCCACGACCCAGGGTAGACCCTGCAGCAGCTCCACAAGGTAGTGGGCTTCACCAGGAGGCTATGGTGCTAGGGAATCCAGCCCCGTCTCAACCAACATCAACAGCCAGCTTCTCCTCCTCCATGGAGAGCCCGAGGAGCCGTAGGAGTGGCATGGGGACAGGAAGTCTCCAACCGCCTCCTGGGGAACCAGTCCTGAGTCTGACATACAGCGACCAGGGCACCACTAGCAGCACCATCCAACTGGACATCTCCAGCGGTGGCGCCAGCGACCAGGGGGAACCCCCGCGGATCAGGAGCCCAGAGCAGGTGTCCGACACCAGGCAGATCTCACCCCTCAGCCAGTCAGAGGTGGGGGGCATGGGAGAGGAGCCCACACCACAGCCCCCTGGGGAATGGATGCAAAG ATTTAATTTGAGAGGATCAGAATTAGGGGAAAGAGTACTCAG ACATGTTGTATATCCTTCCGAAAGGCGCTCTGCTGCTGCGCGGATCCAGGAGATTTTTCGGCGGCGGAAAGAGAAGAAAGAGTTGGCGGATTGCGAGACTCGCCGTATCGGGAAGCCCTCAGTAGAAAAGATCTACAAGGGCCACCGTAATTCCAGGactatg aCCAATCAGTGTTGTTTCTGGGGTGACCAGTTTGTGCTGAGCGGCTCAGACTGTGGTCATATCTtcatctgggacagagagacaggggaacaCCTAATGCTGCTGGAGGCAGACCAGCACGTTATCAACTGTCTGCAGCCACACCCCTACGAACCAC TGTTAGCCACATCAGGGATAGATTCCAACATCAAGATCTGGTCACCGATGGAGGAATCCCCATCATTCAACAGAGTACTCGCTGAAGAG GTGACCTTCCGTAATGAACTGATGCTGGAGGAGACCAGGAACACCATCTCTGTACCTGCCTCATTCATGCTGAGGATGCTGGCCCAACTCAACCACTCCATCACAGCAG AGTCTGAGGACAATGAGGAAGACGAGCAGCCCTATCCATAG
- the LOC120033131 gene encoding DDB1- and CUL4-associated factor 6-like isoform X5 gives MPCTNNLIWDIRKRTIGSNKINNFTRSNYLGRKEFVQRLKLEATLDVHAGSVNTICWNDTGEYILSGSDDDKLVITNPYSRKVKASITSWHRSNIFSAKFMPQTNDRMIVSAAADGKIFLTNVERGSNMDPVLQYHCHNGAAYEILTVPSDPHSFLSCGEDGTIRWFDVRVSPGCWQTNCKKDILIDCRRAVTSMAISPVESFYLATGCSDSSVRIYDRRMLGTIATGFQTGSGVAGMCARFVPRHLVNKSCRVTSLAYSRDGREVLASYASDYLYLFDPKDDKGRELKGPSQDNKKETQQKRLRLRGDWSDTGPLSRPESERERDGESRPGVSLMQRMSDMLSRWFEDASEAQNNRGARPQPRPRVDPAAAPQGSGLHQEAMVLGNPAPSQPTSTASFSSSMESPRSRRSGMGTGSLQPPPGEPVLSLTYSDQGTTSSTIQLDISSGGASDQGEPPRIRSPEQVSDTRQISPLSQSEVGGMGEEPTPQPPGEWMQRFNLRGSELGERVLRRSAAARIQEIFRRRKEKKELADCETRRIGKPSVEKIYKGHRNSRTMTNQCCFWGDQFVLSGSDCGHIFIWDRETGEHLMLLEADQHVINCLQPHPYEPLLATSGIDSNIKIWSPMEESPSFNRVLAEEVTFRNELMLEETRNTISVPASFMLRMLAQLNHSITAESEDNEEDEQPYP, from the exons ATGCCCTGTACCAACAATCTAATTTGGGATATTAGGAAACGCACCATCGGTTCCAACAAAATAAACAACTTTACAAGGAGTAACTACTTAG GAAGAAAAGAGTTTGTTCAAAGGCTGAAACTTGAAGCCACTCTTGATGTCCATGCGGGCTCT GTCAATACGATATGCTGGAACGACACAGGAGAATACATCTTATCTGGATCAGATGATGACAAATTGGTCATCACGAACCCATATAGCCGGAAA GTCAAGGCATCCATTACATCATGGCATCGATCCAATATCTTCAGTGCCAAGTTCATGCCCCAAACCAACGACAGAATGATCGTGTCCGCAGCAGCCGACGGCAAGATCTTCCTCACCAACGTAGAGAGGGGTTCCAACATGGACCCTGTGTTGCAGTACCACTGCCATAACGGTGCCGCCTAcgag ATATTGACGGTACCTAGCGACCCTCATTCTTTCCTGTCCTGTGGAGAGGATGGAACAATCCGATGGTTTGATGTCCGAGTTTCTCCTGGCTGCTGGCAAACTAACTGTAAAAAG gaCATCCTGATTGACTGTCGGCGAGCAGTAACATCCATGGCCATATCCCCTGTGGAATCCTTCTATCTGGCTACTGGCTGCTCTGACAGCTCAGTCCGTATCTATGACAGGAGAATGCTGGGTACCATAGCAACAG gtttccagacaggaagtggggTGGCAGGGATGTGTGCGAGGTTCGTACCGAGGCACCTGGTCAACAAGTCATGTCGCGTGACCTCATTGGCCTACAGTAGGGACGGCAGGGAGGTGCTAGCCAGCTATGCCTCAGACTATCTCTACCTGTTTGACCCTAAAGATGACAAGGGACGCGAGCTGAAGGGACCGTCGCAGGATAACAAG AAGGAGACTCAGCAGAAGCGTCTGCGTCTGAGAGGAGACTGGTCAGACACTGGACCCCTGTCACggccagagagcgagagggagagggacg GAGAGTCCAGGCCTGGAGTGTCTCTGATGCAGAGGATGTCAGACATGTTGTCACGCTGGTTTGAGGACGCCAGCGAGGCCCAGAACAACAGAGGAGCCCGTCCACAGCCACGACCCAGGGTAGACCCTGCAGCAGCTCCACAAGGTAGTGGGCTTCACCAGGAGGCTATGGTGCTAGGGAATCCAGCCCCGTCTCAACCAACATCAACAGCCAGCTTCTCCTCCTCCATGGAGAGCCCGAGGAGCCGTAGGAGTGGCATGGGGACAGGAAGTCTCCAACCGCCTCCTGGGGAACCAGTCCTGAGTCTGACATACAGCGACCAGGGCACCACTAGCAGCACCATCCAACTGGACATCTCCAGCGGTGGCGCCAGCGACCAGGGGGAACCCCCGCGGATCAGGAGCCCAGAGCAGGTGTCCGACACCAGGCAGATCTCACCCCTCAGCCAGTCAGAGGTGGGGGGCATGGGAGAGGAGCCCACACCACAGCCCCCTGGGGAATGGATGCAAAG ATTTAATTTGAGAGGATCAGAATTAGGGGAAAGAGTACTCAG GCGCTCTGCTGCTGCGCGGATCCAGGAGATTTTTCGGCGGCGGAAAGAGAAGAAAGAGTTGGCGGATTGCGAGACTCGCCGTATCGGGAAGCCCTCAGTAGAAAAGATCTACAAGGGCCACCGTAATTCCAGGactatg aCCAATCAGTGTTGTTTCTGGGGTGACCAGTTTGTGCTGAGCGGCTCAGACTGTGGTCATATCTtcatctgggacagagagacaggggaacaCCTAATGCTGCTGGAGGCAGACCAGCACGTTATCAACTGTCTGCAGCCACACCCCTACGAACCAC TGTTAGCCACATCAGGGATAGATTCCAACATCAAGATCTGGTCACCGATGGAGGAATCCCCATCATTCAACAGAGTACTCGCTGAAGAG GTGACCTTCCGTAATGAACTGATGCTGGAGGAGACCAGGAACACCATCTCTGTACCTGCCTCATTCATGCTGAGGATGCTGGCCCAACTCAACCACTCCATCACAGCAG AGTCTGAGGACAATGAGGAAGACGAGCAGCCCTATCCATAG
- the LOC120033131 gene encoding DDB1- and CUL4-associated factor 6-like isoform X2, with protein sequence MPCTNNLIWDIRKRTIGSNKINNFTRSNYLGRKEFVQRLKLEATLDVHAGSVNTICWNDTGEYILSGSDDDKLVITNPYSRKVKASITSWHRSNIFSAKFMPQTNDRMIVSAAADGKIFLTNVERGSNMDPVLQYHCHNGAAYEILTVPSDPHSFLSCGEDGTIRWFDVRVSPGCWQTNCKKDILIDCRRAVTSMAISPVESFYLATGCSDSSVRIYDRRMLGTIATGFQTGSGVAGMCARFVPRHLVNKSCRVTSLAYSRDGREVLASYASDYLYLFDPKDDKGRELKGPSQDNKKETQQKRLRLRGDWSDTGPLSRPESERERDGESRPGVSLMQRMSDMLSRWFEDASEAQNNRGARPQPRPRVDPAAAPQGSGLHQEAMVLGNPAPSQPTSTASFSSSMESPRSRRSGMGTGSLQPPPGEPVLSLTYSDQGTTSSTIQLDISSGGASDQGEPPRIRSPEQVSDTRQISPLSQSEVGGMGEEPTPQPPGEWMQRFNLRGSELGERVLRHVVYPSERRSAAARIQEIFRRRKEKKELADCETRRIGKPSVEKIYKGHRNSRTMTNQCCFWGDQFVLSGSDCGHIFIWDRETGEHLMLLEADQHVINCLQPHPYEPLLATSGIDSNIKIWSPMEESPSFNRVLAEEVTFRNELMLEETRNTISVPASFMLRMLAQLNHSITAESEDNEEDEQPYP encoded by the exons ATGCCCTGTACCAACAATCTAATTTGGGATATTAGGAAACGCACCATCGGTTCCAACAAAATAAACAACTTTACAAGGAGTAACTACTTAG GAAGAAAAGAGTTTGTTCAAAGGCTGAAACTTGAAGCCACTCTTGATGTCCATGCGGGCTCT GTCAATACGATATGCTGGAACGACACAGGAGAATACATCTTATCTGGATCAGATGATGACAAATTGGTCATCACGAACCCATATAGCCGGAAA GTCAAGGCATCCATTACATCATGGCATCGATCCAATATCTTCAGTGCCAAGTTCATGCCCCAAACCAACGACAGAATGATCGTGTCCGCAGCAGCCGACGGCAAGATCTTCCTCACCAACGTAGAGAGGGGTTCCAACATGGACCCTGTGTTGCAGTACCACTGCCATAACGGTGCCGCCTAcgag ATATTGACGGTACCTAGCGACCCTCATTCTTTCCTGTCCTGTGGAGAGGATGGAACAATCCGATGGTTTGATGTCCGAGTTTCTCCTGGCTGCTGGCAAACTAACTGTAAAAAG gaCATCCTGATTGACTGTCGGCGAGCAGTAACATCCATGGCCATATCCCCTGTGGAATCCTTCTATCTGGCTACTGGCTGCTCTGACAGCTCAGTCCGTATCTATGACAGGAGAATGCTGGGTACCATAGCAACAG gtttccagacaggaagtggggTGGCAGGGATGTGTGCGAGGTTCGTACCGAGGCACCTGGTCAACAAGTCATGTCGCGTGACCTCATTGGCCTACAGTAGGGACGGCAGGGAGGTGCTAGCCAGCTATGCCTCAGACTATCTCTACCTGTTTGACCCTAAAGATGACAAGGGACGCGAGCTGAAGGGACCGTCGCAGGATAACAAG AAGGAGACTCAGCAGAAGCGTCTGCGTCTGAGAGGAGACTGGTCAGACACTGGACCCCTGTCACggccagagagcgagagggagagggacg GAGAGTCCAGGCCTGGAGTGTCTCTGATGCAGAGGATGTCAGACATGTTGTCACGCTGGTTTGAGGACGCCAGCGAGGCCCAGAACAACAGAGGAGCCCGTCCACAGCCACGACCCAGGGTAGACCCTGCAGCAGCTCCACAAGGTAGTGGGCTTCACCAGGAGGCTATGGTGCTAGGGAATCCAGCCCCGTCTCAACCAACATCAACAGCCAGCTTCTCCTCCTCCATGGAGAGCCCGAGGAGCCGTAGGAGTGGCATGGGGACAGGAAGTCTCCAACCGCCTCCTGGGGAACCAGTCCTGAGTCTGACATACAGCGACCAGGGCACCACTAGCAGCACCATCCAACTGGACATCTCCAGCGGTGGCGCCAGCGACCAGGGGGAACCCCCGCGGATCAGGAGCCCAGAGCAGGTGTCCGACACCAGGCAGATCTCACCCCTCAGCCAGTCAGAGGTGGGGGGCATGGGAGAGGAGCCCACACCACAGCCCCCTGGGGAATGGATGCAAAG ATTTAATTTGAGAGGATCAGAATTAGGGGAAAGAGTACTCAG ACATGTTGTATATCCTTCCGAAAGGCGCTCTGCTGCTGCGCGGATCCAGGAGATTTTTCGGCGGCGGAAAGAGAAGAAAGAGTTGGCGGATTGCGAGACTCGCCGTATCGGGAAGCCCTCAGTAGAAAAGATCTACAAGGGCCACCGTAATTCCAGGactatg aCCAATCAGTGTTGTTTCTGGGGTGACCAGTTTGTGCTGAGCGGCTCAGACTGTGGTCATATCTtcatctgggacagagagacaggggaacaCCTAATGCTGCTGGAGGCAGACCAGCACGTTATCAACTGTCTGCAGCCACACCCCTACGAACCAC TGTTAGCCACATCAGGGATAGATTCCAACATCAAGATCTGGTCACCGATGGAGGAATCCCCATCATTCAACAGAGTACTCGCTGAAGAG GTGACCTTCCGTAATGAACTGATGCTGGAGGAGACCAGGAACACCATCTCTGTACCTGCCTCATTCATGCTGAGGATGCTGGCCCAACTCAACCACTCCATCACAGCAG AGTCTGAGGACAATGAGGAAGACGAGCAGCCCTATCCATAG
- the LOC120033131 gene encoding DDB1- and CUL4-associated factor 6-like isoform X3 yields the protein MPCTNNLIWDIRKRTIGSNKINNFTRSNYLGRKEFVQRLKLEATLDVHAGSVNTICWNDTGEYILSGSDDDKLVITNPYSRKVKASITSWHRSNIFSAKFMPQTNDRMIVSAAADGKIFLTNVERGSNMDPVLQYHCHNGAAYEILTVPSDPHSFLSCGEDGTIRWFDVRVSPGCWQTNCKKDILIDCRRAVTSMAISPVESFYLATGCSDSSVRIYDRRMLGTIATGFQTGSGVAGMCARFVPRHLVNKSCRVTSLAYSRDGREVLASYASDYLYLFDPKDDKGRELKGPSQDNKQKETQQKRLRLRGDWSDTGPLSRPESERERDGESRPGVSLMQRMSDMLSRWFEDASEAQNNRGARPQPRPRVDPAAAPQGSGLHQEAMVLGNPAPSQPTSTASFSSSMESPRSRRSGMGTGSLQPPPGEPVLSLTYSDQGTTSSTIQLDISSGGASDQGEPPRIRSPEQVSDTRQISPLSQSEVGGMGEEPTPQPPGEWMQRFNLRGSELGERVLRRSAAARIQEIFRRRKEKKELADCETRRIGKPSVEKIYKGHRNSRTMTNQCCFWGDQFVLSGSDCGHIFIWDRETGEHLMLLEADQHVINCLQPHPYEPLLATSGIDSNIKIWSPMEESPSFNRVLAEEVTFRNELMLEETRNTISVPASFMLRMLAQLNHSITAESEDNEEDEQPYP from the exons ATGCCCTGTACCAACAATCTAATTTGGGATATTAGGAAACGCACCATCGGTTCCAACAAAATAAACAACTTTACAAGGAGTAACTACTTAG GAAGAAAAGAGTTTGTTCAAAGGCTGAAACTTGAAGCCACTCTTGATGTCCATGCGGGCTCT GTCAATACGATATGCTGGAACGACACAGGAGAATACATCTTATCTGGATCAGATGATGACAAATTGGTCATCACGAACCCATATAGCCGGAAA GTCAAGGCATCCATTACATCATGGCATCGATCCAATATCTTCAGTGCCAAGTTCATGCCCCAAACCAACGACAGAATGATCGTGTCCGCAGCAGCCGACGGCAAGATCTTCCTCACCAACGTAGAGAGGGGTTCCAACATGGACCCTGTGTTGCAGTACCACTGCCATAACGGTGCCGCCTAcgag ATATTGACGGTACCTAGCGACCCTCATTCTTTCCTGTCCTGTGGAGAGGATGGAACAATCCGATGGTTTGATGTCCGAGTTTCTCCTGGCTGCTGGCAAACTAACTGTAAAAAG gaCATCCTGATTGACTGTCGGCGAGCAGTAACATCCATGGCCATATCCCCTGTGGAATCCTTCTATCTGGCTACTGGCTGCTCTGACAGCTCAGTCCGTATCTATGACAGGAGAATGCTGGGTACCATAGCAACAG gtttccagacaggaagtggggTGGCAGGGATGTGTGCGAGGTTCGTACCGAGGCACCTGGTCAACAAGTCATGTCGCGTGACCTCATTGGCCTACAGTAGGGACGGCAGGGAGGTGCTAGCCAGCTATGCCTCAGACTATCTCTACCTGTTTGACCCTAAAGATGACAAGGGACGCGAGCTGAAGGGACCGTCGCAGGATAACAAG CAGAAGGAGACTCAGCAGAAGCGTCTGCGTCTGAGAGGAGACTGGTCAGACACTGGACCCCTGTCACggccagagagcgagagggagagggacg GAGAGTCCAGGCCTGGAGTGTCTCTGATGCAGAGGATGTCAGACATGTTGTCACGCTGGTTTGAGGACGCCAGCGAGGCCCAGAACAACAGAGGAGCCCGTCCACAGCCACGACCCAGGGTAGACCCTGCAGCAGCTCCACAAGGTAGTGGGCTTCACCAGGAGGCTATGGTGCTAGGGAATCCAGCCCCGTCTCAACCAACATCAACAGCCAGCTTCTCCTCCTCCATGGAGAGCCCGAGGAGCCGTAGGAGTGGCATGGGGACAGGAAGTCTCCAACCGCCTCCTGGGGAACCAGTCCTGAGTCTGACATACAGCGACCAGGGCACCACTAGCAGCACCATCCAACTGGACATCTCCAGCGGTGGCGCCAGCGACCAGGGGGAACCCCCGCGGATCAGGAGCCCAGAGCAGGTGTCCGACACCAGGCAGATCTCACCCCTCAGCCAGTCAGAGGTGGGGGGCATGGGAGAGGAGCCCACACCACAGCCCCCTGGGGAATGGATGCAAAG ATTTAATTTGAGAGGATCAGAATTAGGGGAAAGAGTACTCAG GCGCTCTGCTGCTGCGCGGATCCAGGAGATTTTTCGGCGGCGGAAAGAGAAGAAAGAGTTGGCGGATTGCGAGACTCGCCGTATCGGGAAGCCCTCAGTAGAAAAGATCTACAAGGGCCACCGTAATTCCAGGactatg aCCAATCAGTGTTGTTTCTGGGGTGACCAGTTTGTGCTGAGCGGCTCAGACTGTGGTCATATCTtcatctgggacagagagacaggggaacaCCTAATGCTGCTGGAGGCAGACCAGCACGTTATCAACTGTCTGCAGCCACACCCCTACGAACCAC TGTTAGCCACATCAGGGATAGATTCCAACATCAAGATCTGGTCACCGATGGAGGAATCCCCATCATTCAACAGAGTACTCGCTGAAGAG GTGACCTTCCGTAATGAACTGATGCTGGAGGAGACCAGGAACACCATCTCTGTACCTGCCTCATTCATGCTGAGGATGCTGGCCCAACTCAACCACTCCATCACAGCAG AGTCTGAGGACAATGAGGAAGACGAGCAGCCCTATCCATAG
- the LOC120033131 gene encoding DDB1- and CUL4-associated factor 6-like isoform X1, which yields MPCTNNLIWDIRKRTIGSNKINNFTRSNYLGRKEFVQRLKLEATLDVHAGSVNTICWNDTGEYILSGSDDDKLVITNPYSRKVKASITSWHRSNIFSAKFMPQTNDRMIVSAAADGKIFLTNVERGSNMDPVLQYHCHNGAAYEILTVPSDPHSFLSCGEDGTIRWFDVRVSPGCWQTNCKKDILIDCRRAVTSMAISPVESFYLATGCSDSSVRIYDRRMLGTIATGFQTGSGVAGMCARFVPRHLVNKSCRVTSLAYSRDGREVLASYASDYLYLFDPKDDKGRELKGPSQDNKQKETQQKRLRLRGDWSDTGPLSRPESERERDGESRPGVSLMQRMSDMLSRWFEDASEAQNNRGARPQPRPRVDPAAAPQGSGLHQEAMVLGNPAPSQPTSTASFSSSMESPRSRRSGMGTGSLQPPPGEPVLSLTYSDQGTTSSTIQLDISSGGASDQGEPPRIRSPEQVSDTRQISPLSQSEVGGMGEEPTPQPPGEWMQRFNLRGSELGERVLRHVVYPSERRSAAARIQEIFRRRKEKKELADCETRRIGKPSVEKIYKGHRNSRTMTNQCCFWGDQFVLSGSDCGHIFIWDRETGEHLMLLEADQHVINCLQPHPYEPLLATSGIDSNIKIWSPMEESPSFNRVLAEEVTFRNELMLEETRNTISVPASFMLRMLAQLNHSITAESEDNEEDEQPYP from the exons ATGCCCTGTACCAACAATCTAATTTGGGATATTAGGAAACGCACCATCGGTTCCAACAAAATAAACAACTTTACAAGGAGTAACTACTTAG GAAGAAAAGAGTTTGTTCAAAGGCTGAAACTTGAAGCCACTCTTGATGTCCATGCGGGCTCT GTCAATACGATATGCTGGAACGACACAGGAGAATACATCTTATCTGGATCAGATGATGACAAATTGGTCATCACGAACCCATATAGCCGGAAA GTCAAGGCATCCATTACATCATGGCATCGATCCAATATCTTCAGTGCCAAGTTCATGCCCCAAACCAACGACAGAATGATCGTGTCCGCAGCAGCCGACGGCAAGATCTTCCTCACCAACGTAGAGAGGGGTTCCAACATGGACCCTGTGTTGCAGTACCACTGCCATAACGGTGCCGCCTAcgag ATATTGACGGTACCTAGCGACCCTCATTCTTTCCTGTCCTGTGGAGAGGATGGAACAATCCGATGGTTTGATGTCCGAGTTTCTCCTGGCTGCTGGCAAACTAACTGTAAAAAG gaCATCCTGATTGACTGTCGGCGAGCAGTAACATCCATGGCCATATCCCCTGTGGAATCCTTCTATCTGGCTACTGGCTGCTCTGACAGCTCAGTCCGTATCTATGACAGGAGAATGCTGGGTACCATAGCAACAG gtttccagacaggaagtggggTGGCAGGGATGTGTGCGAGGTTCGTACCGAGGCACCTGGTCAACAAGTCATGTCGCGTGACCTCATTGGCCTACAGTAGGGACGGCAGGGAGGTGCTAGCCAGCTATGCCTCAGACTATCTCTACCTGTTTGACCCTAAAGATGACAAGGGACGCGAGCTGAAGGGACCGTCGCAGGATAACAAG CAGAAGGAGACTCAGCAGAAGCGTCTGCGTCTGAGAGGAGACTGGTCAGACACTGGACCCCTGTCACggccagagagcgagagggagagggacg GAGAGTCCAGGCCTGGAGTGTCTCTGATGCAGAGGATGTCAGACATGTTGTCACGCTGGTTTGAGGACGCCAGCGAGGCCCAGAACAACAGAGGAGCCCGTCCACAGCCACGACCCAGGGTAGACCCTGCAGCAGCTCCACAAGGTAGTGGGCTTCACCAGGAGGCTATGGTGCTAGGGAATCCAGCCCCGTCTCAACCAACATCAACAGCCAGCTTCTCCTCCTCCATGGAGAGCCCGAGGAGCCGTAGGAGTGGCATGGGGACAGGAAGTCTCCAACCGCCTCCTGGGGAACCAGTCCTGAGTCTGACATACAGCGACCAGGGCACCACTAGCAGCACCATCCAACTGGACATCTCCAGCGGTGGCGCCAGCGACCAGGGGGAACCCCCGCGGATCAGGAGCCCAGAGCAGGTGTCCGACACCAGGCAGATCTCACCCCTCAGCCAGTCAGAGGTGGGGGGCATGGGAGAGGAGCCCACACCACAGCCCCCTGGGGAATGGATGCAAAG ATTTAATTTGAGAGGATCAGAATTAGGGGAAAGAGTACTCAG ACATGTTGTATATCCTTCCGAAAGGCGCTCTGCTGCTGCGCGGATCCAGGAGATTTTTCGGCGGCGGAAAGAGAAGAAAGAGTTGGCGGATTGCGAGACTCGCCGTATCGGGAAGCCCTCAGTAGAAAAGATCTACAAGGGCCACCGTAATTCCAGGactatg aCCAATCAGTGTTGTTTCTGGGGTGACCAGTTTGTGCTGAGCGGCTCAGACTGTGGTCATATCTtcatctgggacagagagacaggggaacaCCTAATGCTGCTGGAGGCAGACCAGCACGTTATCAACTGTCTGCAGCCACACCCCTACGAACCAC TGTTAGCCACATCAGGGATAGATTCCAACATCAAGATCTGGTCACCGATGGAGGAATCCCCATCATTCAACAGAGTACTCGCTGAAGAG GTGACCTTCCGTAATGAACTGATGCTGGAGGAGACCAGGAACACCATCTCTGTACCTGCCTCATTCATGCTGAGGATGCTGGCCCAACTCAACCACTCCATCACAGCAG AGTCTGAGGACAATGAGGAAGACGAGCAGCCCTATCCATAG